The Chlorocebus sabaeus isolate Y175 chromosome 22, mChlSab1.0.hap1, whole genome shotgun sequence genome segment ccaGGTAAACTGTAACATCCTACACTGCAGAGGCCTAGTAGTAGCATGTATTTGTCGGTGGTGTAATCCTACTGCTATTCATTGTGTGGCTCTGAATTCCCTGTGCTCCGTTAAAGATACTGTTGCTGACTGGAATTTAAGAACTGCTTTTAATTGAAGCCATTACTTTTCTGCCAACACTAGTTTCCCAGATGGGCAAACCAGCTCTTCTGATCAAGTGTTAGAACTTTAGCTTGATCTGGAGTTAATCGAGAAATATGAGACACATACCATCCTGGCGATATCCAAGGGGTTCTCCCTGGGCACCAATATCAAGTCCAAGATCCGCAGTCTAGATAAACAGGCACAaggcaagaaagaataaaaagcaaaatgaaaattctcAACTTAAAAGtacactaatttttttaaagcatacttTCAGATTACAAAGGAAACAAGTAACTCCAACATTACACAAATACTTAGAAAATGGAAGTTCTTCAAAACTCCACCCctcaaagatacattttttttctctttgcaccTCACATTAAAAATACTCACTGACTTGATCtttcaacaaatacatattaaGCACCGACTATGtgctgccaggcactgttctacgtGCTAGAGATatagcagtttaaaaaaaaaaaaacaggcaaaatgccTACCCCCAAACAGGAGCTGCTGACAGCATGTGTTGTatgaaagaaaagttttagcCTGAGCAGCTGGACAGACAAAGCTGACATCAAGACAGAGAagacagtcaaaacaggtttgtggaaGGGGGTAGGTGGAGAAAGTGAAGGGCTCAAGTTGGAACATGTTAATAAGATGCCTATTAAAAACCCAAGTAACACACCACTCACTGGTaatttgctctattttttttttttttgagttggagtctggctctgttgctgaGTGCAGTCTgttaactcctgggttcaagcaatcctcctgtcccagcctccccagtagctaggactataggcatccatccccatgcccagctaatttttacatttttttgtagagatggggtttcactatgttgcccaggctgatcttgaactcctggcctcaagagatgcATCGTTTTAAACCTAATAATCTCTCTTtccatttactcaacaaatataaTCCACTGTTACGACTGTGTACCATCAGTGATCACTACAGAGTGGATAAAATAAACTTCCAGGGTGGTTCTAGTTTTTTTAGAAACAATGTTTCAAAGGACACCAGTACTGAGGACAAATACTGAAGACAAATTCATAGCAGAAATTCAAATAGAAAAGTTTTATTAAAGTTTAGTAAAAACTACTGACAAACTGTCCTCTAACAGTGTTTAACACTGCCTCTTTCCTTATATCCTTTTGAAAAATCATCTTTAATCTGGtaacatttttcatctttctcccttatgaattataattttaaatagcacAACTTATTTGTAATGATTCTGAACAGGCGCTTTAAAGTTTGTGTTATAGTTCTTCCTTAGGGCAGCTGCTGGACAGCATAAAGAAGAAATACTCAAGCCAGGGAAACATCAATGCAAATGAATGTATACTAAGTGTTTCGAGAGGAAAGAACAAGCTGCTTTACCCGCTCTACGAAACTACCAGATAAATAACTGCTCACATTTCCCTACCTCATTCCAAGCCATTGGCTCCGTTCTGAAGAGAGAGCTGGTCAGCTCAACTGAAAGCCGTTTCTTGTAATCTTGTGGCTTGTCCTCAGACATTCGGAACAAAACAGCAGCTGCATACGTCGCtaagagacaaggaaaaaaagGCCCTTGAGGAAAAACTGAGACTTCAATGTACACATCTGCTAAAGGCTTTGGTTCCTTTTTACTTACCCACACCTTCATTCCTAGAGTgaagtaactctgtcagaggaGCTGTGGCTCCCTCAGCTTCAATCGCTTCTGCAGCTTCCTTGTCCTGAGCAAGTTCACAGAGGACCCCTGCAGCTACTCTTTGGATGTTTTCAATGGGAGAATAAAGCAGCTAgggagaaaacacaaacaaaacctaATTAAATCTAAAGCTAAAACATGACAAGCCCCCCACTGTGGTGCAAACATTCCGAATTCAGAGTGCAAGAGGCATTCAcactgtagaaaataatattcTCTGAATTTTATGTCCTAGGGTGTTTAATACCCTGGAGCATTGGATTTCCAGAATACTTTTTAGCTATAAACCCTTTCTTTAGAGGCAACTCTAACTGATCTAAGATTTGGAAAATCCAGAATTGGTTGGGGGCCTATGTCCCGCCTCTGGCAGCCCAGGTCAGCTCTCCCCTCTAAAACTAGGCACCCGTAAAAGTGAAATGTGAAATCTCCTCCCTCTTCTCGAGTCTCAGTGTTTCTCCTACTGACCAAAAAAATGAAGggaattttcataaaattaaatattggtGCCCCTATTATGGTCcctaattttctgtaattttattagTCATTACAATCTGGAAATTTTAGGGACATAAAACCTAGAACACTTAAAAGCAACATACCTGCACAAACAATGGAATGGTATTTAGTCCTCTGATTACAATTCGGTTGTGAACATCCCGAGCTAGGATGTGAAGGGCTCCAGTACAACCTTCAACTATTTCTTCCATGCGGACCCCCTCCTGCCAAAAGAAACATGGTTAACAAATAGGGCattctcctctgtaaagtttCTGAACTTGAAAGGCTTTGCATTCTGAGGAACAAGTATTAGActataattatttacattatatacCCGAAGTTCCCCATAACTTGCAATTAGTTTGGGAATGAAGGAGGATTCCATTAACTTGAATGTCACTGAAAAGAGGCCTCCTGGCAGCACTAATTCAAGGCAGCACCCTTTCCCCATACACAGTGCAACAGAGCTTCCACACAGCACTGAATCCCGAAGACAACTTTCCTACGGTAAGGGAACCAATCATTCTGAGTAAAAGGTATATAAAAAGAGAAGATGAGAAAGTAATGCTCAGACTATGTTAACGTTTTTCCTCTACATGCCCCCTCTATTTTTGTACATCTTCCATGTATTTGGTGAAAACTTTGCCAAGTTTTAGCACCAACTGCTAAAACTAACTGAGTTGCCAGCAGAAAAATCCACTCCTCACTCTTCCAAGACTATTCAGCTGACAGTCTCATGTATAGGAGAAGTTAGCTTTTGCAATATGTAAGTACcatctgtttctcctgtttctggaTTTGAGTTTTAAAAGGGGTTATGATTCTGCTATATTTAGCagcttttataaataatttgattCTTGCAAGGACACAAAAACTCCTTTTTTCctagaaaagagatttaaaataaaagattcccTCAACATTCTATTAAGTTACCTCATGGAGATGAGCCAATACCAACAGTAATAAATGAAGCAAGCCAAAGCCCCAATATGAGTACATACACAAAGCAACCAGCAAAATGAGATTCCTAAAATCTGTTCTGGTAGGCTCCATCTTTGTTTTCTAAACTAACCTAATTAAATAAGGTCTTAAAGTCTGAGAAATCAGAAGTATCTTCAGACTATACTTTTAATGAAGCTACTTTTAAGACCCAAACTTTGTATCAAAGCTTCAGGTTGAGACTATTGTGGTTAAGAGTACAGAAATGCTACTACTTATTTTTGAAGTATGTCTATACTATATTCTTAGGTCCATGAAAAAAGTTTAACTCacagaaaagataataaaatcgACTGCTAAATATTTATTGTCAAAATTCATGATGAGGCAAGGGTAAGAAGCTCTGAAATTACACAGATTTGGTCTCAAATTATGACTCTACCTCTTCCTAAGTGGGCCTTTGTGTAAATTAAATGAGAACACTGCATGAAATGCCTAACCCAACCTTTGTAAGACTGACCATGTGAAGGACGTGTCCAAGGAAATATCACTGGGGCCACACTATGCCTTATCTTCTCTGCAGTCATATTTTGTCATCAGCTCTTCAGGAAAAGGGACGGGGAGAACAAATGACCAAAGAAGTTCAGGATCTTTGGATCTATGCATTCCTTTTAGACAGCCAGGTATCACTATAAGAATTTACCCACCACAAATTGCTGCTGTGTCCCACCCATGGACGTACGGCGCTGGGTATCCTGATGTGCACGAACAAGCAACTGAACTAGTCGTGGAATGGCACCCTGCTCACGCAAAGGTGCATGATTTGCTGGACAAAGGGCAAGATTTCGAATCAATCCAACAGTAGCctgaaaaacagaaggaagaattGGCATACAACTCAACACAATCATTTTCTTAGCCTAAAATTCCCACCACACTAAATCTATTGGGAACAACTAAAAGTAGTTCTGACTACACAAACATTTCAGAATCCTACCCCTATCGCAGCCATACTTCCTACTTACTAAGGAATACAATTCCTATTTATTGATCACTATGCTTAGCCATCCAACGGCTAGAGATGCTTCATTTTCAATTCTGCAACAAAGGTAAATTCTACTTTGACAATTTACCTTTATCAGAGGCCAGTGGGATGGTGGGTGTAAGAGCTTGACCACAACTGGTAGTCCATAGTGAAGGCGAACTGCATTCTGGGCCATCTCTGCTTCTTGGTGTCGGCTGGTCAGATGACGAAGAGCACAGATGGCAGGCTCAGTGATGTCTTCCCTGTCACCAGCCCGAAGGACAGTACGCACAAGAGCCTCTATACCACCCACTTGGCAGACCATCATCTTGTTCTTATAATTATTGCAAGTGAGGTTAGAAAGAATTCCAGCTGCACAAGTGACCACATTTATATCATCTGAACCCAGAAGCTGAACAAGAGTCCCAAGGAGACCTTCCATCCCTTCCTatgaagataaaaacaaatggtCAGCACAAGCACATACTCATCTTGACTCTATCCCCATGGCGTCAATTTACTCAGAATTTACCTGTTTAGTTGCAGCATCTGAAAGATTCCTGAGAGTCCAAAGACAGTTCTGAACAAGACGTTGACTTGGATCTGTCAGGTGAAGTCCTAAAGCTTGCATTCCacctagaaaattaaaaaggatgtAAGGCCCTAGTCATTAGCTAGAAGTTCCTATCAATCCTAAATATTTTCTAGTCTTAGAAGGTGTCCTTCTTTATTTCCAGAGTTTACTTCCTTTCACCTAAGTATTTGTTTTCCTCTCATTTTCTAGAATGTTGCTCAGTTTCCCTCGTTTTGCCAGTTCACATCACTAGTGACAAATTGTCAAATAGCTACTGTTCCTTTCCTAAGCTGAAGAAGTCTTTGTTATCTCCACTATCCCccttaggtaatttttttttttttttttttgagacggagtctcgctctgtcgcccagactggagtgcagtggcacaatctcggctcactgcaacctctgcctcccgggttcatgccattctcctgcctcagcctcccgagcaactgggactacaggcgcccggctaattttttatattttttagtagagacggggtttcaccatgttagccaggatggtctcgatcacctgaccttgtgatccgcctgccttggcctcccaaagcgctgagattacaagcgtgagagccaccatgcccggcggtaatattcttattaatttcttttcatccattcaatcatttcaaaaatatttattcactgtCAGGTCCTGTTCTGAGCTGGAGATACACCAGTgagcaaaaatattcaaaagttcCTACCCTCAGAACTTATGATCTAGTTGGAAGAGGCAGACAACAAATATACAATAAACTAAAACCATACAGTAGGTCAGATGATAttaaagggctatggagaaaaacaatggAGTGGGGCTGCAATTTTAAGTAATTAGGTCATCTCACTGTGAAGGTGACATCTGACTAAAGACCTAAAGAAGCTAGGTAAATTCCTGGGGTAAGAACAATCCAGAAAGTCGGCATGAAAACACTTTACTGCCAGGGACTTTATACAATTCGCTGACTGCAATACATGTGTTCCAAGGTTCACGACCTTCCATCCTTTAGGACCCTTAAATGGGGGACATTTACTCTGGCAAAGGAGTATAAATGGAAGCCCAATGCCCACATACTAGATTAACTTCACCCCTCTATCTTCAACTTAAACCACTTCTAAATGCAGTAAGAGATAACTTTTCCTTGTCTCCTTCATCTTTTAGGTCTGTTTTATTTCCTCAGATGAGGTCTATTTGCTGTAATTCTTACGGTACTCTGCACTTCTTCATAGTATAAGTTAGTCCACTTTCCCTACAAGACAAAGATCACCTCTATTGGGTTCCTTTTTCATAGTAGCTCCAGCTACTAATAGAATGATCTGCATAAGACTGATACTCAGGATGCTCAGTATTTGTGAAATAACGACCTTCTTTCCCCTCATTAAGACTTCATTCCCTGCCTTTACATAACTATTAACTCTAAGAGAATGGATTTTAACCCCAGATGTCCATCAGAATGGCCTACAGAgactttaaaacacacacattctGTTTCAGCAGTTCTAGGGTAAAAAAAGTCCCATGCAGATGACTCTGTGGCATCTCTACCTCCCCTTCCCTGCTGCCCTTACCCCTATATACTAAAAGGGAAACTCCCAAATCTCTAGCCTGCCTCTCTTGCATTCTCTAGTACCTTACATTTCCAGCTACCTACTGACCTTTTAGTCACTTTAAGTCAgcttcgttttttgttttttgtttttttttttgagatggtgtcgcttaggctggagtgcagtggcgcgatctcagctcactgcaagctccgcctcccgggttcacgccattctccttctcctgcctcagcctctccagtagctgggactacaggcgcccgccaccatgcctggctaaatggctaattttttgtatttttagtagagacgaggtttcaccgtgttagccaggatggcctcgatctgctgacctggtgatccacctgcctcagcctcccaaagtgctgggattacaggcgtgagccaccacgcccggcctaagttGGCTTCTTAAATTATTATGTTCAAAAATTAAGGATGCCTTCTGAGGGTTCCATTTATCTTCATGGTACCAATACTGTCCTCTCCACAAACCATTTTTGGTTGCTCCCTTAGCTCCTATATTATTACATTCTGTGATTCAGACATCTCAGACATTTGCCCTTAGCTATTTAGTTCTAAAACCAAACTATTTCATTCCTAAAAGCCTATAACATCTCAGCAGTCTGGTCTTCTACCTTTTGGTCATTCAAACTGTTAATCTACACAatgctattattaatattttaaacacaccACTGTGATGCTTTGTTATTGATCAACAACCATCAAAAGTGTCTCGGCATCCTTTTAAGATAGTAGACAATACTTTAGTATAACCCCGAGGAACCGTTTAGAATTTGGATCCCACTTAGCCTTCCAAACTGACCAAAGTATTCTGTATCTATGGCTCCAAAGCTGGAATAAAGCATGAATAAACTCCATGAGTAGTAAACATCTTATAGGAACCTAGAAAGTCCTGCATGTTATGGCTCTGCTTACCTAACCTCAACCTCATACCAGGCCATCCACCTCATTACTTACTAAGTTCTGTTTACACAGACCTCCTCTTCAGCACCTAGATCTCCACAATCTCTTTCCTTCTaaggcaagcttgtccaacctgcagcccaTGGGCCACATGGCCCAGGACAGCTCTGAATgtgcccaacacaaattcgtaaactgtcttaaaacattatgagattcttttgcaattttttgtttgtttgttttagctcatcagctatcattagtgtatttGGTGTGTAGTCCAAGACAATTactcttcttccaatgtggcccaggggagCCAAAAGACTGGATACCCCTGGTTCTAAGACATAGCACATGGTGTTCCTTTTCTCTACCTGGAAAACATTTAACCCTCACTTCTCATACAGACAAGAGAGAGGTTCCTTCTCATCCTGCAGTCCCACTTATCCCCTTTTCAAGGAAACCCTTTCCCTCTCATCTAATTAGACAATTCCCCTCCCCATTAATTCTTATCACTATTTGCTGTTCACTTCTCCCATAACACTCATTCTAATTTAtgatcacatatttttaaatacttttgtcACCTTCACAAGactataaaaacaagcaatgttgTGTTACCCAATGTATACCACGTGCCTACtccatttcttaaaatacattagATGCTATGttcagaataaacaaataaatgtaagaatAACCTGGAAGAAAAACTTCCTAGGCTTCCGGTCCCATACAACTCCAGCTATCTACAGACCTCCCTGTCACTTCAAATAAACACTATGAGATCTTGATATAAAAATTAACACTCCAGGGATTCTAactaaataaatctcaaaatctgtatttttagccTACATAACAGGTTACTGCTGGAACAGCTGACAGAATTTACATCCCCTTATTCTGTATGAACTCAGCCACATTTGTCTCTCCCCAAGCCTATGGCTCCACTGCCAGCAGTTACCTGGAGCAATCATAATGTCTTTCTCTCTCATAAAATCCCAAGTAAAATTACTCTCAATAAGTGGGAAAAATAAGTGTTGCCAGCCCTATACTTTACTCCCAATATTTCCTTCCATTAAATGCCTTTATATTTTTCCCTCTTTCAATACTGATTTGAAGCTTGCTTTGAAATTCTGGGTAAATGTTGTTAGGTGGGttactgaaaggagaaaaaatgctAGGTAGCTAAAGAGTATTttcatgacacacacacactccaagaGGCCCTAGTACAAACCATCTATTCTTTTCCCCAATTGCCAACATACATAAGATACAAAGTACCACATACAAGTTGCCTCCTTAAAAATactcagaatagaaaaaaattgtttctcatACTTAGATGATATCTATTCACTGAGAATACAGAATATCAGGGCAAAACACTGGTcataatcaggcaagagaaagaaaatgcatacAAATAGGAAGTCTGTTTGcaaacaatatgattctatacctagaaaaccccataatttctgcccaaaagctccttgatccaataaacttcagcaaagtttcaggatataaaaattaatgtacaGAAGTCAGaaacatttctatacactaacaacatcCAAGCTacaagccaaatcaagaatgcaatcccatttacaaaagccacaaaaagaataaaatacctaggaatacagctaaccacggaggtgaaagatctctacaacaagaattacaaaactctgcttaaagaaatcagagatgacaccaacaaatgaaaagacattctatttcatggataggaagaatcaatattgttaaaatggccatactgcccaaagcaattcacagattcaatgctattcctatcaaactaccaatggcattcttcacagaattaaaaaaaaaacaaacaaaactatttaaaaattcacatgaacccaaaaaagagcctgaatagccaaggcaatcctaggcaataagaacaaaactggaggaatcactttACCCAACTTCAAGCTATACTGTTAATACAAGGTTACAGtcacagcatggtactggtataaaaacagacacacagaccaacagaacagaatagtgagctcagaaataagactgcacacctaagaagtcaacaaaaacaagcaatggggaaatgactccctattcaataaatggtgctgagataactcaCTAGCCACATCCAAGATTGAAACTGCACCCCATCCTTACatgatgtacaaaaatcaactcaaaatggattaaagacttaaatataaaacttaaaactgtaaaaactctGCCAAGATAACCTAAGAAATACCATTCGGGACATAAGACCtgtcaaagatttcatgacgaagatgccAAGAGAaactgcaacaaaaataaaaactgacaaaCGGGACAgtataaagagcttctgcacagcaaaagaaatcaacagagtaaacagacaacctacagaatgggagaaagtattggcaaactatgcatctgacaaaagtctaatatccagacttTACAATaaacttaaattaacaagcaaaaaacaaacaactccattaaaaagtgggcaaaggacatgaacacttttcaaaagaagacctgCAAGTGGCCAAGaatcatatgaagaaaagctcaacatcactgatcattagagaaatgcaaatcaaaaccacaatgagataccgtctcacgccagtcagaatagCTACTAATAAAAAGTatgatgctggtgaggttgcttagaaaagagaatgcttataccctgctggtgggaaagtaaattagttcagccattgtggaaagcaatttggtgatttctcaaaaaactcaaGATacaattaccattcaacccagcaatcctattattaggtatatgcccaaagaaaaagaaatcttctaccataaagacacatgcacgcatatgttcactgcagcattattcacaatagcaaagatacggaattaacctaaatgcccatcaatggtagactggataaagaaaatgtggtacatatatactatggaatactatgcagccataaaaaaaagaccAAGATGTCTTCCAcagcaacacagatggagctggaggccattatcctaagcaaactaacacaggaacagaagaccaaataccacatgttctcacttataagtgggaggtaaacacTGAGTACCCCTGGGcataaagaagggaacaacagacactggggcctacttaagGGTGGGAGGTAAAGAACTGAAAaagtacctattgggtacaatacTTActgcctgagtgacaaaataatctgcacaccaaacccctatgacatgcaatttacctatataacaagcctgcacattacCCCGtacctaaaagttaaaacaaaacaaaaaaactgctcaTGAGCATCTACTAATAAAGCAATCACTTTATTACATAAAACTGTACTGTATTAGAATTTGTCATTTCTCCTATAAATTCACAGGTCTGCTAGCAAATCTTAGGTTTACTCAAAACTGAAATTACAAACAAATTTTATTAAGCAAAATATATGCCATCATTGATGGATAATAAGAAATCTACCTAAACTACCCTTAAATATTTAGCTACAATCCAGATGACAAGTACTTGAATGTAATCTTGGCTGCAGATTGAATAGGACCATCTATTTTCAGTCGTTAAAGTTCTACCACCTTTTCCTAAGAAAAGTAATCTAATTAGAACTGCAGATGCTGTACACAAGACTCAGAATAGATACATATACTTACCAGCTTCTACAATAGCTGGCTTATTACTAGAGCAGACGGATAGCACCTTCAGCACTCTGCTTGTGGTCCACAGTAGTTTCTCATAAGTATAGGTCCTCATTATATTTACTAAAGCTTGGGGTCCACCACTAGCCAGTATGATCAGCTAGaaagatatatacatatcttGTTAGTCATGGAATCTTGATCACATGTCTGAGAAGAGCCATATTaccaacatattttattatacaagAATTTCAGCCAGCTTGTCATTGGACCTAAATGTATTCCTGGACCCCATCACTCTGACCCCCATACTGGGGCCCTATCCAACTTGTCCTTTTAAAGCATTCCACTCAAATTCAGACATCCCAGTCCTCCCAAGAATGTATCAGTTTTGGCCCAATTTCCTTCTTCCCATACTGAtcatagcagaagaaaaaaatttagaaaccaTGTTGGTAGGCAAGATTAATGCCCTAAGATGAAAGTTATATCAAAACTGATTCACTGAAAATTTGAACCAGAACTGGCACTTAAAACTCCTTATCACTTGGCCCTTTAATTTTCCTAATTATATCCACCTTAAAAAGAGATACCATAAAATGATCATTCACTCTTGTCCTTTCATTCCCTGTGTATCTTCCAACACTGCCccaattttctaaaaacaaatttcATCATTTCATGCTTCTGCTGAAATTTTCCATTGTGCTTTTAAACATGCTGTACAAAGCCCTATGAGATCTGCTGAGTCTATCTCAATAGCCTCACCTCAAACCTTTCTTCCTCTTTACtgttaatatttcttaaattccCAAAACTTTCCATCTCCTTCCTTCGTTTCAAAGATGCTGTTTCTCACCTAACCTTCACCTAGTGAATCCCTTCTCATCTTTGAACACTGAACTCAACTATCACTTCCTCCAAGAGGTACCTCCTTGAACCCTCAAAAAGAGTCTGTTTCACTTGTGTTATGTGCTCTCATAGCCCCACTTCTTCCCACTACATGAATTAAATATTAGGTTATTATTCCCAACATCTACATCCCACCTAAGAACAAAAGTGTGAAGAGAAGCTTGCCTATGATATCCCTATTACTTCGCATAGTGCTTTACATATGGaaactcaaaaatttaaaagaacagaaatgaactgggctgcacagcaggaggtaagtggCAGGTGAGCGAGCATTACCTGGCTTGAGctctacctcctgtcagatcaactGCAGCATGAGAGCCTCATAGGAGCGGAAACCCTAGTGTggactgcacatgcgagggatctggGCTGCACGctccctatgagaatctaatgcctgactatctgaggtggaacagtgtCATCTAGAAACCATTCCCACAACCCATTCATGGAAAAACTGTTTTCCACGAAActgatccctggtgccaaaaaggttaggaACACTGCATGGAATGACATGACACTGGAAGTGTCCGATGCTCCATGAAAACCACATAAAGAAGAATTCTCTTACCTTGCTTTCTTGGTTGCCATATGCTAAAATTTGAAGGCAGTCTGTCGTAATAGCCAAGAATTTAACGTTTGTTTTGTTGAGCAAGGCAACCATTTTCTGTAGCCCGCCAGCTAAACGCACTGCCATTTTAGCTCCTTCTTGATGTAATAAAAGGTTGTGGAGAGTTGTAATGGCATAAAACAACACAGAATCCACTGGT includes the following:
- the CTNNB1 gene encoding catenin beta-1, translating into MATQADLMELDMAMEPDRKAAVSHWQQQSYLDSGIHSGATTTAPSLSGKGNPEEEDVDTSQVLYEWEQGFSQSFTQEQVADIDGQYAMTRAQRVRAAMFPETLDEGMQIPSTQFDAAHPTNVQRLAEPSQMLKHAVVNLINYQDDAELATRAIPELTKLLNDEDQVVVNKAAVMVHQLSKKEASRHAIMRSPQMVSAIVRTMQNTNDVETARCTAGTLHNLSHHREGLLAIFKSGGIPALVKMLGSPVDSVLFYAITTLHNLLLHQEGAKMAVRLAGGLQKMVALLNKTNVKFLAITTDCLQILAYGNQESKLIILASGGPQALVNIMRTYTYEKLLWTTSRVLKVLSVCSSNKPAIVEAGGMQALGLHLTDPSQRLVQNCLWTLRNLSDAATKQEGMEGLLGTLVQLLGSDDINVVTCAAGILSNLTCNNYKNKMMVCQVGGIEALVRTVLRAGDREDITEPAICALRHLTSRHQEAEMAQNAVRLHYGLPVVVKLLHPPSHWPLIKATVGLIRNLALCPANHAPLREQGAIPRLVQLLVRAHQDTQRRTSMGGTQQQFVEGVRMEEIVEGCTGALHILARDVHNRIVIRGLNTIPLFVQLLYSPIENIQRVAAGVLCELAQDKEAAEAIEAEGATAPLTELLHSRNEGVATYAAAVLFRMSEDKPQDYKKRLSVELTSSLFRTEPMAWNETADLGLDIGAQGEPLGYRQDDPSYRSFHSGGYGQDALGMDPMMEHEMGGHHPGADYPVDGLPDLGHAQDLMDGLPPGDSNQLAWFDTDL